A genomic region of Leptotrichia hofstadii contains the following coding sequences:
- a CDS encoding HNH endonuclease, translated as MVYERFVKTYNVDINRGIKGATPEYVDFKVASYRPVYSDSQAIRGTEIHFSDLTSNYGTHFEQGNKILVEELVSENKDLKEILGKDFKVTESNVFARDKTTGEYVSYTWHHDLKGDQMYLVRTDVHKAGTHMGPNSVINSLDKTGIDGGEAWDWREKHKISRDIKNYRQYDSSFKK; from the coding sequence ATAGTATATGAGAGATTTGTAAAAACATACAATGTCGATATTAATAGGGGAATTAAAGGTGCTACTCCAGAATATGTAGACTTCAAAGTAGCATCTTACCGTCCTGTATACAGTGATTCACAGGCAATTAGAGGAACTGAAATACATTTTAGTGATTTAACAAGTAATTATGGAACACATTTTGAACAAGGAAATAAAATACTGGTTGAGGAGCTAGTTTCAGAAAACAAAGATTTAAAAGAAATTTTAGGAAAAGATTTTAAAGTTACAGAATCAAATGTATTTGCTAGAGATAAAACAACAGGAGAATACGTTTCATATACTTGGCATCATGACTTAAAAGGAGATCAAATGTATCTTGTGAGAACAGATGTACATAAAGCTGGAACGCATATGGGTCCAAATTCTGTAATTAATTCACTGGATAAAACAGGAATTGATGGAGGAGAAGCATGGGATTGGAGAGAAAAACATAAAATAAGTAGAGACATTAAAAACTATAGACAATATGACAGTAGTTTTAAAAAATAG